Proteins co-encoded in one Leptotrichia sp. oral taxon 215 str. W9775 genomic window:
- a CDS encoding ABC transporter ATP-binding protein yields the protein MKNMMLLKVLGIINKLPSRKKMLKMQLLLTIFVFSGSYLSALLLEKFYVNMAKSLNYFAFPVLYLISVLIFKFIINLMELYFMPNLEMLIKSDLYVKVNEALHNSKKIQGNTSEYLSNILQNVEIVTEILSRWIYSFFSSFILLLLFLVVIFNVDIITGILYTLTVLASAITHIFFYSKMGMEKTVFLEITNKSNSYLSQAISGIREIRSFGLEEMYIRNVLEFNDGIVKNQLKYEKTFMEHEIFNNLLCYLCEIIPIYIGLILVSTGSSEIGKTAFLIQFTQNMIIFMTEFSESYCKIKSSKNEVNKISDLLNTESLKVKKDQSKENVEITNSKIALEIKNLTAFYGKNKVLDDISFSVLEGETVAIIGKSGSGKSTLLKILSGFMENYDGKYFLLGKEVVKDVSESFIRDNVSYVSQNEVLFDFSIEDNIRIGKSDISNDEIGRILKKVNMHKEVEELCNGIKTVIGEEGTALSGGQIQRICIARALAKDTCVFLFDEITSSLDKKNERKIMEELKKMKNKTILMSTHSREILPYASKIIILKEGKIEVKGSFDELYKIEDYFKEE from the coding sequence ATGAAAAATATGATGTTATTAAAAGTTTTAGGTATAATAAATAAGTTGCCAAGTAGAAAAAAAATGTTAAAAATGCAGTTGTTGTTAACAATTTTTGTGTTTTCAGGTTCTTATTTATCTGCTCTTTTACTGGAGAAATTTTATGTAAATATGGCAAAAAGCTTAAATTATTTTGCTTTTCCTGTATTATATCTGATTTCAGTTTTAATTTTTAAATTTATAATAAATTTAATGGAATTATATTTTATGCCTAATTTAGAAATGCTTATAAAATCGGATTTATATGTTAAAGTAAATGAAGCACTACACAATTCAAAGAAAATTCAAGGAAATACTTCGGAATATCTGTCAAATATTTTGCAAAATGTGGAAATTGTTACGGAAATTTTATCAAGATGGATTTATAGTTTTTTTTCTTCTTTTATATTACTTTTACTTTTTTTAGTAGTAATTTTTAATGTAGATATTATAACAGGAATATTATACACATTAACAGTTTTGGCATCGGCAATTACTCATATATTTTTTTATTCAAAAATGGGTATGGAAAAAACGGTTTTTTTAGAAATAACAAATAAAAGCAATTCTTATTTGAGTCAGGCTATTTCAGGAATAAGAGAAATCAGAAGTTTCGGTCTAGAAGAAATGTATATTCGAAATGTTCTGGAATTTAACGATGGAATAGTAAAAAATCAGTTGAAATATGAAAAAACTTTTATGGAACATGAAATTTTTAATAATTTATTGTGCTACTTGTGTGAGATAATTCCTATTTATATAGGATTAATATTAGTTTCGACAGGTTCTTCGGAAATCGGAAAAACTGCATTTTTAATACAGTTCACTCAAAACATGATTATATTTATGACAGAGTTTAGCGAGTCATATTGCAAAATAAAGTCATCAAAAAATGAAGTAAATAAAATAAGTGATTTATTAAATACAGAAAGTTTGAAAGTGAAAAAAGATCAGAGCAAAGAGAATGTGGAAATAACAAATAGTAAAATAGCATTGGAAATTAAAAATTTAACGGCTTTTTATGGGAAAAATAAGGTGCTTGACGATATTTCATTTTCCGTTTTGGAAGGAGAAACTGTAGCCATAATAGGAAAAAGTGGAAGTGGAAAGAGTACATTACTCAAAATTCTTTCCGGATTTATGGAAAATTATGACGGAAAATATTTTCTTTTGGGAAAGGAAGTAGTTAAAGATGTTTCCGAAAGTTTTATTAGAGATAATGTATCTTACGTATCTCAAAATGAAGTTTTGTTTGATTTCAGTATAGAGGATAATATAAGAATCGGAAAAAGTGATATTTCAAATGATGAAATAGGCAGAATTCTAAAAAAAGTAAATATGCATAAAGAAGTTGAAGAGTTATGTAACGGGATAAAAACAGTAATTGGAGAAGAAGGAACGGCTTTATCAGGAGGACAGATACAAAGAATATGTATTGCAAGAGCATTGGCTAAAGATACATGTGTATTTCTTTTTGATGAAATAACGTCCTCATTGGATAAGAAAAATGAGAGAAAAATAATGGAAGAATTAAAAAAAATGAAAAATAAAACTATATTAATGAGCACACACAGTCGTGAAATACTTCCATATGCCTCTAAAATTATAATTCTTAAGGAAGGAAAAATAGAAGTAAAAGGAAGTTTTGATGAGCTTTATAAAATAGAGGATTATTTTAAAGAAGAGTAA
- a CDS encoding AAA family ATPase: protein MRRLSIARACLRKPEILFLDEPTSSLDHKTEKKIIDIVEKMRKNTTFIISSHSLSFIERADKLFIIK from the coding sequence ATCAGGAGGCTTTCTATTGCAAGAGCCTGTTTAAGAAAACCTGAAATCCTTTTTCTGGATGAACCTACGTCTTCTCTTGATCATAAAACAGAAAAAAAAATTATTGATATAGTGGAAAAAATGAGAAAAAATACAACATTTATCATATCATCACACAGTTTATCTTTTATTGAGAGAGCTGATAAACTATTTATTATAAAATAA
- a CDS encoding ABC transporter ATP-binding protein: MNKNTKKILIPSAYSIIFTVILIIFEGLSSTGLAFYEGKAIDVITIGSSNKIMVNKLAITIALCFTVQWLSSVFAPYFQRIMFIKRIEILREEIVKSVLNASVPDIDRFETGDIHLRLTKNLNNINYFFSDILYIFVRRMVIGVSAVLIAFIISRELAVLEFFLLPFIIMINVKINDSMEKNFYLMDEYYGKIANILENILRLMQTIKIYKADFFIKKRFENSLKDIYSENKKNNRIIIKKENFLTVINYLPVIIHYIVGVILIYNKNITLGTFVTFGLFRSYVSNFLDYFPNFILKYHEMKASVKRLNELINLNENKCFIKLKKIELQDDKDIIISGKNISFSYSKEKNFFLNNININIYNKKINVITGKSGSGKTTLLHLLSGIYPVEKGEVIYYLNTDEKKCI, encoded by the coding sequence ATGAATAAAAATACAAAAAAAATACTTATTCCATCGGCATATTCAATAATTTTTACAGTTATCCTGATAATTTTTGAAGGTCTTTCTTCAACAGGTCTTGCATTTTATGAAGGGAAAGCTATAGATGTAATAACAATAGGCTCTTCTAATAAAATAATGGTAAATAAACTTGCTATTACAATAGCTTTATGTTTTACAGTACAATGGTTAAGTAGTGTTTTTGCTCCATATTTTCAAAGAATAATGTTCATTAAAAGAATAGAAATTCTCAGAGAAGAAATAGTAAAATCTGTTTTAAATGCTTCTGTGCCAGATATAGACAGATTTGAAACAGGAGATATACATTTAAGATTAACAAAAAATTTGAATAATATAAATTATTTTTTTTCGGACATACTGTATATTTTTGTTCGGAGAATGGTTATTGGAGTAAGTGCAGTTTTAATTGCATTTATAATAAGCAGAGAATTAGCTGTTTTAGAATTTTTTTTACTTCCGTTTATAATTATGATAAATGTAAAAATAAATGATTCTATGGAAAAGAATTTTTATTTAATGGACGAATATTATGGAAAAATAGCAAATATACTGGAAAATATTTTGAGGTTAATGCAGACAATAAAAATATACAAAGCAGATTTTTTTATAAAGAAACGCTTTGAAAATTCGCTAAAAGATATATATTCAGAAAATAAAAAGAATAACAGAATAATAATAAAAAAAGAGAATTTTCTGACAGTGATTAATTATCTTCCTGTTATTATACATTATATAGTCGGAGTAATATTAATCTATAATAAAAACATAACATTAGGTACATTTGTAACATTCGGTTTATTCAGAAGTTATGTTTCAAATTTTTTAGATTATTTTCCTAATTTTATATTGAAGTATCATGAGATGAAAGCTTCGGTAAAAAGATTAAATGAGTTGATAAATCTTAATGAAAATAAATGTTTTATAAAATTAAAAAAAATTGAATTACAGGATGATAAAGATATTATAATATCAGGAAAGAATATTTCTTTTTCTTATTCGAAAGAAAAAAATTTTTTTCTAAATAATATAAATATAAATATTTATAACAAAAAAATAAATGTAATAACAGGAAAAAGCGGTAGTGGTAAAACTACATTACTGCATTTGCTATCGGGAATATACCCGGTTGAAAAAGGTGAGGTTATATACTATTTAAATACAGATGAAAAAAAATGTATATAA
- a CDS encoding Dps family protein yields the protein MSKTVEKLNLYLVNLNVLYRKVQNYHWNVVGKGFFTIHSKLEEFYDDLNGQIDDVAERILSIGGRPYGTLKDYLELTTIKEAENKEIGVHEVLVSVKAEFEAMLNLVKEIKVAADEENDYGTSAMVDEYISNYEKNLWMLNAYLKEI from the coding sequence ATGAGCAAAACAGTAGAAAAATTAAACTTATATCTAGTAAATCTAAACGTATTATACAGAAAGGTACAAAATTATCACTGGAACGTAGTAGGAAAAGGATTCTTTACTATCCACAGTAAATTAGAAGAATTCTATGATGACCTTAATGGACAGATAGATGATGTAGCTGAAAGAATACTTTCAATCGGGGGAAGACCATACGGTACATTAAAGGATTATTTAGAATTAACTACAATTAAAGAAGCTGAAAATAAAGAAATTGGGGTACATGAAGTTTTAGTTTCTGTAAAAGCTGAATTCGAAGCTATGCTAAACCTTGTAAAAGAAATTAAAGTAGCTGCAGATGAAGAAAATGACTATGGAACATCAGCAATGGTAGATGAATACATATCTAATTATGAAAAAAATCTTTGGATGTTAAATGCTTACCTTAAAGAAATCTAA
- a CDS encoding metal ABC transporter permease, whose translation MNFLEIFKYSFMQNALIVGLLSSICCGIIGTYIVNKKMVFISSSISHASYGGIGIGIFLIYFFRLEVKDPLIFGLIFSIFSGILILVLKDFFNVDSDLGIGIMMSLGMAVGIIFSFMTPGYQADMSTYLFGNILLSNKLNIILLVALNSITIVFFIVFYKGIVYSSFDENFYRIYGIPVTFINYFMIVLVSSAIIINIKTIGIILIISILTIPQATASIIARKYSSILFLSVFFSFLGILFGLYFSYIFNIPSGPSIIVSLTILLVIVKLFSFFAKKY comes from the coding sequence ATGAACTTTCTGGAAATTTTTAAATATTCCTTCATGCAGAATGCACTGATTGTTGGACTGCTTTCCAGTATATGCTGCGGTATAATCGGTACATATATTGTGAATAAAAAAATGGTGTTTATATCGTCAAGCATCAGTCATGCTTCCTATGGAGGAATTGGAATTGGAATATTTTTAATTTACTTTTTTAGATTGGAAGTGAAAGATCCATTAATTTTTGGACTGATATTTTCAATCTTTTCAGGTATACTAATACTTGTTTTAAAGGATTTTTTTAATGTAGACAGTGACCTTGGTATTGGTATTATGATGTCTCTTGGAATGGCAGTGGGAATTATTTTTTCCTTTATGACTCCTGGATATCAGGCTGATATGTCTACCTACCTTTTTGGAAATATACTTTTATCAAATAAACTGAATATAATTTTGTTAGTTGCCCTGAACAGCATAACAATAGTTTTTTTCATTGTATTTTATAAAGGTATAGTTTATTCAAGCTTTGATGAAAACTTTTATAGAATATATGGCATACCTGTTACCTTCATAAATTATTTTATGATTGTACTTGTTTCTTCTGCCATTATCATAAATATAAAAACAATAGGAATCATACTGATAATCTCAATCCTTACAATACCTCAGGCTACTGCTTCGATTATTGCAAGGAAATATTCATCAATACTGTTTTTATCTGTATTTTTTTCCTTTCTTGGAATTCTGTTTGGGCTGTATTTTTCATACATCTTCAATATTCCATCAGGACCTTCGATTATTGTTTCATTGACTATTTTACTGGTCATAGTAAAACTTTTTTCATTTTTTGCAAAAAAGTATTGA
- a CDS encoding metal ABC transporter ATP-binding protein produces the protein MNNSQEKLISVRNLNFKYNKEIILSDINFDIIKGENVAILGRNGGGKSTLVKVILGFLKKNSGSVEFFINKNKIGYLPQIREFDASFPINIFDLVISGLASRKNLFRRFNKEEKEKTEALLKEFGIDNLKNKLISEVSGGQLQRALIARALISSPDIIFLDEPESFLDQKFEYQLFEKIKRLSDSTLVIISHEMEKIYNYIDTIFIVENNIKIFKNKEEYYSKHTHRH, from the coding sequence ATGAATAATTCCCAGGAAAAACTGATTAGCGTAAGAAACTTAAATTTTAAATATAATAAGGAAATCATTCTCTCTGATATTAATTTTGATATTATAAAAGGAGAAAATGTAGCCATTTTAGGTAGAAATGGCGGTGGAAAATCTACACTTGTTAAAGTGATACTTGGATTTTTAAAGAAAAATTCAGGCAGTGTGGAATTCTTTATTAATAAAAATAAAATAGGTTATCTTCCTCAAATAAGAGAATTTGATGCTTCCTTTCCTATTAATATATTTGACCTTGTAATATCCGGACTGGCAAGCAGAAAGAATCTTTTCCGGAGATTTAACAAGGAGGAAAAGGAAAAAACCGAAGCTCTTTTAAAAGAATTTGGAATTGATAACCTAAAAAACAAACTTATAAGCGAAGTTTCGGGAGGCCAGCTTCAAAGGGCTTTAATTGCAAGGGCTCTTATTTCTTCTCCTGATATTATTTTTCTGGATGAGCCTGAATCTTTTCTCGACCAGAAATTTGAATATCAGCTTTTTGAAAAGATAAAACGGCTTTCAGATTCTACACTTGTTATTATTTCACACGAAATGGAGAAAATATATAACTATATTGATACTATATTTATTGTGGAAAATAATATAAAAATTTTTAAAAATAAGGAAGAATACTACTCAAAACATACACATAGACATTAA
- a CDS encoding metal ABC transporter solute-binding protein, Zn/Mn family, with protein sequence MKKLLTVLLLGLLFLSCGKKEEEKAPKENGKTEAATENKETIVASTAPLKWLVEKIAGDDYNVIAIVPPNANHELFEPKPDDLKKLENSKLFFTYNLLGFEKKIAESLNNSDKVVNVLSSADPALLLKGHHHHHEDEKEGHDHHEDKDKHDDHDKHDEHDEHGEIDPHVWFSLKLMPSAALEIKNKLVQAYPDKKDVFEKNYNAFLEELAKVKEELDKKMASKTKKAYMIYHPALNYFIKDYNVEEVSVEYEGKEPTAQQIKEIIDEAKEHNITTILVQPQFPKQSIEIIAKEIPNAKIVEFNVDKENVFENLNQFVDYLD encoded by the coding sequence ATGAAAAAACTGCTAACTGTTCTACTTTTAGGATTACTTTTCCTATCATGTGGAAAAAAAGAAGAAGAAAAAGCTCCAAAAGAAAATGGAAAAACTGAAGCTGCCACTGAAAACAAGGAAACTATTGTGGCAAGTACAGCACCCCTCAAATGGCTTGTTGAGAAAATTGCCGGTGATGACTACAATGTAATTGCAATTGTTCCACCTAATGCAAACCATGAACTTTTTGAGCCAAAACCTGATGATTTGAAAAAACTGGAAAATTCAAAACTGTTTTTCACATATAATCTGCTGGGATTCGAAAAAAAGATAGCTGAAAGTCTTAATAATTCGGATAAAGTTGTAAACGTCCTAAGCTCTGCCGATCCTGCATTGCTTCTTAAAGGACATCACCACCATCACGAAGATGAAAAGGAAGGGCATGACCACCACGAAGACAAGGATAAACATGATGACCATGATAAGCACGATGAACATGACGAACATGGGGAAATTGATCCGCATGTATGGTTCTCATTAAAATTAATGCCTTCAGCCGCTCTTGAAATTAAAAACAAACTGGTTCAGGCTTATCCTGATAAAAAAGATGTTTTTGAAAAAAATTACAACGCCTTTTTAGAAGAACTTGCAAAAGTAAAAGAAGAGCTTGATAAGAAAATGGCTTCTAAAACAAAGAAAGCCTACATGATTTACCACCCTGCACTGAACTACTTTATAAAAGATTACAATGTGGAAGAAGTTTCAGTGGAATATGAAGGAAAAGAACCGACAGCACAGCAAATTAAAGAAATAATAGATGAAGCTAAGGAGCACAATATAACTACAATACTTGTTCAGCCACAGTTCCCTAAACAAAGTATAGAAATAATAGCTAAAGAAATTCCAAATGCCAAAATTGTGGAATTTAATGTTGACAAGGAAAATGTATTTGAAAACTTAAATCAATTTGTAGATTATCTTGACTAA
- a CDS encoding histidine phosphatase family protein: MWKNTEVIFIRHGETDFNKAKLYFGHSDPDLNATGMEQLRNTRVLLEKREKTPDIVFSSDLKRCSQSMEILGIDKKVEKILTEELRELNFGIFEGKTYEEIKNEYPDKVEEMRNDWRNFKVDKGESINEMMLRTAKKMDEIIDGHKDEKILVVAHAGVIQALISYYLFGNLDGYWKFRIDNGSMTKMHIMEDGYTYFEYINLTQ, encoded by the coding sequence ATGTGGAAAAATACAGAAGTGATTTTTATAAGGCATGGAGAAACAGATTTTAATAAAGCAAAACTTTATTTTGGCCATTCAGATCCTGATTTAAATGCAACAGGAATGGAACAGCTTAGAAATACAAGGGTTTTACTTGAAAAAAGGGAAAAAACTCCGGATATTGTATTTTCAAGTGATTTAAAGAGATGCAGTCAGAGTATGGAAATACTTGGAATAGATAAAAAAGTTGAAAAAATTCTTACTGAAGAGCTTAGAGAATTGAATTTTGGAATATTTGAAGGGAAAACTTATGAAGAAATAAAAAATGAATATCCGGATAAAGTGGAAGAAATGAGGAATGACTGGAGAAACTTTAAAGTGGATAAGGGGGAAAGCATTAATGAAATGATGCTGAGGACTGCTAAAAAGATGGATGAAATAATAGATGGGCATAAAGATGAAAAGATTCTTGTTGTGGCTCATGCAGGGGTTATTCAGGCTCTGATAAGCTATTATCTTTTTGGAAATCTTGACGGATATTGGAAATTCAGAATAGATAACGGCTCAATGACAAAAATGCACATTATGGAAGATGGATATACTTATTTTGAATATATTAATTTGACACAATAG
- the trkA gene encoding Trk system potassium transporter TrkA yields MKIVIVGAGVVGEALCSELSEINNDVILIEKEEEILNKVIEKNDITGLAGNGASYENLLEAGVDTADIFIAVTEADELNIISCIMAKKLGAKYTIARVRNPEYTTNMRFVREELGISMMINPEEEAARTIMNTLKFPNAESVDTFFSNRANMLELLIEKGSQLAGMKLKDLNSGLKDKVIICIVERGKDIMVPTGDFILEEDDVIYVTGTNDAVANFYDRMGYKKNKDINSVMLIGGGTLSHYLLGKLMKRKKQVKVIEEVRETAKKLSNNYLNAIVVRGDETDQELLLNEGIEKYDAVIAATDNDEENMVISMFAKSVNSGKIITQMNRTLLLPILEKYEFCTPIVPKKVISDIIIRVVRSKMNAKGSKMNTLHRFGDNRVEAMVFEINEKSKSIGVPLKDLPILSEVIIAGILRREELTYPGGNDTIEVNDKVMIITTRKGVEDFDDILG; encoded by the coding sequence ATGAAAATAGTAATAGTTGGTGCAGGAGTTGTTGGAGAAGCACTATGCAGTGAATTATCAGAAATAAACAACGATGTCATTCTTATAGAAAAGGAAGAAGAGATTTTAAATAAGGTTATTGAAAAGAATGATATAACAGGATTGGCAGGAAACGGAGCTTCTTATGAAAATCTTCTGGAAGCGGGAGTTGATACTGCTGATATTTTTATTGCAGTGACTGAAGCTGATGAATTAAATATTATTTCATGCATTATGGCAAAAAAACTTGGAGCAAAATATACAATTGCAAGGGTAAGAAATCCAGAATATACTACAAATATGCGTTTCGTAAGGGAAGAACTTGGAATTTCCATGATGATAAACCCTGAAGAGGAAGCGGCAAGAACAATAATGAATACTCTGAAATTCCCGAATGCAGAAAGCGTGGATACATTTTTTTCAAACAGGGCAAATATGTTGGAACTTTTAATTGAAAAAGGAAGCCAGCTGGCGGGCATGAAACTGAAAGATCTTAACAGCGGATTAAAAGATAAGGTAATAATATGTATTGTGGAAAGAGGAAAAGACATAATGGTACCTACTGGAGATTTTATACTGGAAGAAGATGATGTTATATACGTAACAGGAACAAATGATGCAGTTGCAAACTTCTATGACAGGATGGGATACAAAAAAAATAAGGATATAAATTCTGTTATGCTGATTGGTGGAGGAACATTGTCACATTATCTCCTTGGAAAGCTTATGAAAAGGAAAAAACAGGTTAAAGTTATAGAAGAAGTTAGGGAAACAGCAAAGAAATTGAGTAATAACTATCTTAATGCCATAGTTGTCAGGGGAGATGAAACAGATCAGGAACTTCTTCTTAATGAAGGAATTGAAAAATACGATGCAGTTATTGCGGCAACTGATAATGATGAAGAAAACATGGTAATATCAATGTTTGCAAAATCTGTAAATTCAGGAAAAATCATAACTCAGATGAACAGAACTCTTTTGCTCCCAATTCTTGAGAAGTATGAATTCTGTACACCTATTGTTCCTAAAAAGGTAATTTCAGATATAATTATAAGGGTAGTAAGATCAAAAATGAATGCAAAAGGATCAAAAATGAATACCCTTCATAGATTTGGGGATAACAGGGTTGAAGCAATGGTTTTCGAAATTAATGAAAAAAGTAAATCAATAGGAGTACCATTAAAAGACCTTCCAATATTATCTGAAGTAATAATAGCAGGAATTCTGAGAAGGGAAGAGTTGACATATCCTGGAGGAAATGACACGATAGAAGTTAATGATAAGGTAATGATAATAACAACTAGAAAAGGAGTAGAAGATTTTGATGATATTTTAGGATAA